AAGTGATTTCAATTGGCATTATTATGAGGCAATATTGGGAAAGGAGTGTATTTTATGGCTGAGAAGATCTTCCCAGGATATTTGACATGTGTCAGGTGTGTTTATACTCTGTGGAGGCTAACTGGCTTTGTGAAGTGGCTGTTCTGTTTTTATGGCTCAGGAAGAGTCTCaaatgtatttaatataattaaaaaaaataaattacaagtgCCTTGAAATAACTTATTGGTGCAATAAATCCAAATACATAATGCTTGTATAGCAATTTGAAGATGCAGATATTAATAAATTTGGAGAGGAAGACATTTGAGAGATTTACTACAGCTCTATGGAATCTGGAGAAGCTTGAAGGTGATAGATTAAGTTGAGAAGCAAGGGCACAGACAGCgtttaacaaaaaaaaagccaccacacCCCTCAGATCAGACCAAGTAGAAAGATTTGAACAGAAGGAAACAGACAAGTGTAGCAATGAACATACCAGGATGTTTATGGGCCTGTTTGCCTGAGCATGTCAATATCTGGAACAATTTGTTTCAATTTGCTTGGCAAGGCAATATTCAATTATCTACTGTATCCCTTAGAATCTTTTGGCTGTATAAACAACTGATACAGAATTTAGCAAAGTGTGCTTCTGCCAGCACATCAGTGTGTGAGTGATTACTCAGATaggtaaagttaagcatgctATTAAGACTTTGGAAGATCTGGGCCTGAATCCTTTTCCTAATTTACCCTTAGGTTCTTGTAAgattaatatattatttaaatatatcagATCTAGTAAATaacttcagttttaaaataaatgtttttttttgtagAGTGAACTGTATATTCATTTCCCAATGTAAGTCAGTCTCAAAGTAAGGAGATTTAAACATGCTCCCAGGGGTTTTATCAAAAACCACCCTAGTTTTGTTGACCCAAGTAAGGTGAGCTGTTTGTGAATGTTTCTTCTAAAAGGTCCAAACTGTCATACATCTGGAGTTTTAGTTGCAAGACTGCTCAGTATGGAGCCACTGATCAGCTTCTAGCAAACTCTTTAACATTAAATGAAAAACCTTAATACCGTGGGGCAGGTTCTCTTCCTATGTGAAAAGGAAACCTTCCCTTCCTCTCATgaaacagtggtccccaaacctGGATGGAGGTGGCAATAAAGTTGTGGAGGCCAGGTTCATCCAGAGGGAAGCCCTGTGCCTCCACACTAGCTCTGGTGGCCCTCTCCTCCACAGCTCTATTGCAGCAGTACTAGCAGGGTCTTTCCAAAGCCACAAGCTCTTCTGACATCTTGGATGCTGTACAGAAAAGATAAAACAgccttttccccctttgttttccAACACTGTCTATACTGGAAAACAGTGCTGTGCTTTCTGCCCCTGCTCTCCCATATGATCCATAATTGTGTGTTGTAGCTATCTCTAACTGCCTGAAATTGCTAGATGTTCAACATCTTCTAGAGTTTGACTGCCCTCTAATCAGAGCATCATAGGAGTGTCTTTGCTTCTCTCCGGATTGGGTTTATAGGTCTGGCCAAGGCTATAGCCCGGTTAGAAAAAGGAATAAAGATTAAAACAATACTACACATTGGAATCAAGTTTGTAACCACATAAGGTGGCACCAGGTTACTGGATATGGTTATATTTGGTATCGTAAACaaggtgtaaaaagaaaaggaggacttctggcaccttagagactaacaaatttatttgagcataagctttcgtgagctacagctcacttcaacggatgtATGGTAACACCGTACATGTTTCATgtgctctgtgtatataaatctccccactgtattttccactgaatgcatccgatgaagtgagctgtagctcacgaaagcttatactcaaataaatgttagtctctaaggtgccacaagtactccttttctttctacagtgTCACATTCAACTATCATGTTAATCATTTGCCAACATTTACCGCACTATGGTACCTCAGATACTGAATGTTAGAGATAAAAAGGCTGCTTACACTTTTCTAGGTAAAGAATTTAATAACaagaaaatgtattaaagatAGACACACCGAGGTACTTTCTGATCTTACTCCGATATAACTGATATAAGCTGGCCCATTACCCAACAAAACTGTACCCAACATACATCCAACTTCTGTTATAATATTCATATTCTGAATTGGGCATATTGGTAATTCAAACAATACCATGGCTAACATGCAAGGATGCATCCAACTTGTGCTGAGTGCAGTTCAGGACTGTAGTACAAAAGTAAACTTAAGCATCAGATATATCTACTTTCATCCTGGGGCTGCCAGGGCTTGTCCAGTGCTCTGGAGTAATGTCGAGGTTGATTTAAGATCTGCTGAACATTACACTGGGTGCCAGTGgccctggaacaatttttataatgggggtgctgaaagccattgaaccaaactgtaaactgtgTATAGGATAAAAACCACgtcaagccagagggtgcagtTGCACCCTCAGTacacctagttccagcacccctgctgggTGCTCTAGATTACATCAGCTGCCTGTGGCTCCAAGGAGCTGTTCTAGAAGTGAGGGATTGCTGGGATATAGGGATAACCCAGCCATGCCCTTGGTGCGAAGAGATGGCATAAGAGTCACGACAATGGCTTGAAGGCACCTGAGGATTTCTATTTGCAGGAAGAACCTCAAGTGACACTTTAAGCTGAATTGAGGGCTGTTTCGCACTTCTAGGGCAGCTCAAAGCAGCAAGAGCTggactgagaatctggcctcatTTTTAATTTACTTATATGTTTTTAGGATCTTGCTCATTTATACTTTTTGGATTGGAtactcagttggtgtaaatgtaaatcatcatagctccatggaaatggatttacaccagctgttaCTTCTTCCATACAATATCTAATGCCAAGGTGATCAGCGTCTCCGAGTCTCCTCTACAGTAGAAAGTGTTTCAATACATTACTTAACTGTGCTTTCCTATTACATGTTGTGCTTATTGGTTTAAACTTTAACAGATAtagaatagttttaaaaaaatctgtttggttTTTCTGTATAAATGGATGCATAATCATCTATTATACATTTTCCTAAttattgtggcaaattgctggtacAATTATGATGGGTCCTATGCTTCCTCTTCGGAGGGGCAGAGGGTGTTCAGGGcccagtttcctgcccctgaactagggtatttactgtcccactagtaacccagagaagagtaggggagagggagggacccaggcccaccctctactccgggtcccagcccaggggccctacggatagtggtaaaccacttgaactagtgcttccttcccctgggattcttcttttttttttttttcccttcctctcgcTCCCTCCCCACAAGCCACGTgtcctagggtcttggtcttctagccagccacagcacgtctccaaactcttctctgctctaactccttcccctggctgattgaagcagggggtttttatcaggtgactagtttcaggtgctctaattagcttcaggtgcttttaattaatctatagaaacctttcttctctttacagggaataaggcttctcctcaacccaagacttacatatctctcctagatcactctcctgctgccttctggccatgctgtatcacattaTGTATGAGTGCATATTTGAATTAATGAAATGATTTCAAAATGACCTCAATCCATCTAGCTGGGAGACTGCAACTCTAAATACACTTACAGTTTTTAGTCACATACGTATCTGACAGACTGCTATtatagaactgatcaatgaaattgtttttaattgttcactttattaatataacttcataagcaaagctTTATGAATTAAACAACATTCATTCCTAAAACCGGGTACCCCAATAAcaggctaattgagtttcacttttaaTCCAATTGTTGGaccatattaaagaagttctgtattaaaatcacaaatgagtttgattccccatagtttaaattccagggtattactaattaagaggtctcttggtttttggtactgtttctctccctctatgtgtgaaacttgcaagctgctaattgcgttagtacattctaagacagagtctgttctcaaagcaattcacagagagagagagactcaaagcaatactctgtaacaacagaaacagcacccagagactccccgcccttttgtgatattaacaattgtgattaaaatagagatagaggatgtatgtggatggatgcttggtgtggataataactgaatgatcagggaggtgccagcctaagaatccagtgtccattggctgaagaaggcgtcaagtggaaataaccagaggaccccccccccccggagggcagactggaatccacccaacagcctcaagaatgggagaaccaaagaacaagataacatctagcagcacggagccgtcaaaGGAATGTgtcatctgctgattgattcagcaacagcatgatgaagcaattcccatagactggcctaggaagaaattcctataaaaatggactctagaaagtgagaactttgggggtgggtctgattctgcaaaccaacttccaggagcatcagatgagtatctgacaaggccctgctccctcctcatgtccaggccacctggccagtggcttggcatgagcaactctaaggctggtaactatgataacaatcttgcagaacctctgtgtgtgtgtgtgtgtttgtatgaatgaatgtgtgaataaatatcagattgaatggaatgttataactataactaactgcttactatgattctttctgtattcacaataagtgtggtattttgcctttttccctttaataagatcctgctcgtttttattttattggtataacacaattgctgcttaaattgcTGAAACTTACagtgtttcaacattgtaacttctgctcactcaaactccattttaacttgtcccaaactccattttaaaatgctcacttcattttgtaaaagcttgctgcaaccttcatttttgcaaaaccctgctgtaatcttattagtttagtttagatgtgtgaatgaggtatatATGGaggatggaatcaacctccagccccagcctctcctgatgaaataaagtgtaaacacccaatggctgaagatgtagaccacagccctgacaaagtaagaggagtccaccctcaaaagaaaagaacaaaagtacaactgaAGAAAGATCAAAGCCAGGTCAAAGAcatgaaagtcatgtctgcaattgacgggcgATCAATCACAGTGGACCCAGAGGCAgcctgacacagcaagacctatagactctagattcaaactaaagcctacaaaatgATGGGTGAGACGGAAGACTTtgaagggtaacattctgctaCCAGCATGGAAGGGCGTCGgtccaacagagacccagctcttccttgtgcccagctttcctggccagttagccaccacaagctacgaacccaagccacaaactcaagctacattcaggaccggtaactatacagcagctgcagaacctgcGTCTATGTATGAACgaatgtgtgaatgaatgtgaaatggaatgaaatgttatagcggtaactgactgcctactataattctttttgtattcataataaatgtgacattttgtcttatcccctttaataagatcctgctggtttttattttattggtataacactatgGACACTCAGTCAATTAAAACACAATTGTGATGCAAGTCAACACATACTTGATTTACAACCCAATCCTTAAAAAGAGTATATGTTTAAAACTGGGCTTTATTGGTCTTTCATCTTAACTTTGGgtaatgttatatatatatagtatttaaGATTCTTTCCTAATCAACACATGGAGGCAAACAAGTGTTAGCTTTAATATACCTTgatcaattttttgtttttttggtctgaAAGATGAAAACACTGGACAATCATGAGTTGTGAGAAATTGACAGTAATCTATACTTTGCTTTCACTGGTAATGCTGCCATCCCTCTTCTTGCAACTCCTCTAGTTATGTATTGGCATTTTTTCCTCCAACACACTTCTCATTCTCTATAACAAATTCTTGAATACATCCATATTTTAACATATAATAGCTTAAGTTATTCAGTTGCCGTTCTTATGGAAGGACATTCACCTTATTATCTGTGGACTTAAAATAGCATATATATTCACATATAAACTGACCCACATATAAACCCCTTAATGTTATgatctaacaaaacaaaaaaggcttaCCCACATATCAGCTACCTCTGACCTGCCCAAAAAGTTAACTTGACGATAACTACAATCATTTCAGCTTCCGACTCATATTTGGTATAATGTACCTGTTGTGTCTGGCTTCAGGGCCCCTATTCAGCAAGATAtgtaagcacatgcctaacttaaAGCACATAAATCATCTCATTGGTTTGTCacaactcatgtgcttaaagttaggcatgggCTTAAGTACCTTACTGAATCAGGACCTTTTTGAAGGGAAATATGCtacttgttctttttaaaatttctgataTAATGGATtggcttttcttcctcttttagAATTATTTTTGGGACATGATTAGTCACTGCTTTAGAtgggcaattttaaaaattatttttaaacagtgagattCTGCTCATACTATTTCTCTGTTGTTTAATACATTTGAGTTTAATATGTTGCCAATTGTAATCATGTCCCCACACTATCAGATTTAATAAGCAATAACTTTAAtttgatgacaggtttcagagtaacagtcgtgttagtctgtattcgcaaaaagaaaaggagtacttgtggcaccttagagactaaccaatttatttgagcataagctttcgtgagctacagctcaatgcatccgatgaagtgagctgtagctcacgaaagcttatgctcaaataaattggttagtctctaaggtgccacaatactccttttctttaatttgaTGAAGACTATATATTCCCATTATCTGAGAAATGTATGCTCAATATGTCAAGGCAACTTTTGGAAGTTTGTTTAAATGTGAGTAAGTCTAGTAAGTCAAATATGGTAACAGCATTACCACAACACATgaagaaatataaataatttggTGCCAGATACCAAGCCCTCtgttcctgatccagcaaagtacttaagcacctgcttaactttaagcatgggagcTGTTCCATTGGCACCAAGAtaagtgctctgctggatcagagccagagaCTTCAACAATTTGCAGAATCAAGTCCTACGAACCACTGCAAATCTTAGAGTTAGAAGTGCAAGGTGCTTTTCTTCAGCCTAATAAAAGTATATAGCACTTCATAACAACAACAGTTCAAACCCAATTTTTCCCCCTGCGGAGGGGAAAGGAATGGAGAAGTCACCATAAGCGAAAGATGCTAGTCAGGCTGCTTAATGCATATTTGAAAGGTGCTCAAATAACACAGTGATGGATGCAGTATAAGGCCATGAACAGAATATGGCATCAGTGCAGATTAACCAGCAGTagaagttcatttaaaaataggaaGTTTGTTTTCTTGCTAATATTCTCTGAAATAAAACTGAGGTGAGAGAAATACATGAAGTGTAGGTGAAAGTAGTATTGTCACTAAACAGAATATTTTCTATTGTGTTTGAAGGGTCAACAGTAGACCTTTAAGTGCATGGAACCTGTGTCAACCATTTGAAACTTGCTATTCCAGATTTTGAATCCTTGATGCAGGAACAAAGAAACATCACATGTCCCTCTGGGTTCTTCATCCTTTCAGTATATGTGGCAAAAATTCCTTTATTTAGGAAATGACCCGTATCATACTGAAAGCACCCTTCTACAACAAACAGTTCTTTCAAAGCAATATACTACACTAGCTGGTACAATCTACCCCTCTATTGACATGTATTAAAATAGAATACTGAGCCAAAAAAGACATCAGCCCCAAATTAGAGGTGAGCTGGGAGGAAGTCAAAATGAGTAtaatttacaccttcttctgaTATCAATCTCTATGTTACACCCATTTAGACTCCTTTTAAACTTTCACTGACTGACAAACTCAGACACATTTACCAATCTGTAATTTATACTCCCCCCCTTTACACCTCTGAATTTGGACTGCTGTATCTGCAGGCACTATATACCATAACGTAACTCTGCATATAGCCCTGTAACATTTACATCAGAGGCCCAGTGGGATCCTTTCCAGCACAAAGACTTGAATGATCACATAAGTTATGCACTTGCAAGGAGAAATGGATGGACAGTTTCAAGCACATAACCCTGATAGGCTTCTCTACTAGTGATGCTTTTTCATgtgttgaaaaagaaaaaaacaaaacccaaacaaaactgTACATACACTGGCTCTGCATGAGAGCCTTACCTTAATTTCTGCCCATATAATTGTTCTGTCTTCCTGGCTTGTTTATGGCCAAGTATCTTTTACAAACCAGTTTGCTGGAATGTATTACTAGATTTATGTTTGGTGCACGCAATCCTTGCTGCACAATAATATAGTGCTTTATATCTATTACTATTTTTGTACCTATACTCTGTGAGTATCTAATATAAGTAGGGAAGTATGAGCACCCAAAAAAGATCAGAGTCAGACAACTGATAACAACAAGCAGGACAGATTGTGTTGGAACAACAACCTTTCCAATAAAATGGAGTCTCCCAGAAATGTTTTTTCCCAAtggtgagacaaggtgggtgaggtaatatcttgtattggaccacagtctgttggtgagagagacaagcctttgacctacacagagctcttcttcaggtctgggaactTCCCAATGGTGTTGCTCAGAGGTCCgttgttttttctgtttcctggACCACTTCTACTTTACTGTCTCTAATGAAGAGATGTATTTTGTAATCATAGTAAACACGTTTATTTGTGGCAAGTCCCTCAGATCATAGACTAATTCTTCATTCTCGAATGCATGTGTATGTCTatatcagtagttctcaacctatttaccactgtgggcccaAATGCGGCCCACAGtatgttatgtgggctgcatcgaatactacctgtatggccctgaagaTGTCACCtgggccacagctctgtgctgattgggccgcaaatagcccatgggctgcaggttgagaaccactggtctatataATCTGATAATAATCCTTCCATCTCCCAACTTTCACACCTGCTCTGGCTCTGTCTATGCTTGCAACGTTCCTTAAGAAATTCCTCACCAGTGCAGCTCCCAGTGGATGCTgatgcctgagccccctccacccTATATCTCCCCTCTTGCTACTAGCAGTAATGATGCACCAGCAGTGACTTGTAGGTATGAAGTTGGGTAGCATAAACAAGGCTTCTGAATCTGGCAAAATAGTCTCTGCAACACAGCTCATCTTTCCACCTAGGCAGAGATTTAGTACCTAACCTGCACTAAAAAATGTGGGTCAGTGCTTcatctggaaatgtttttcagctGTATAGCATTAAACTCTTTgcaaaatatttaagaaacacACAAAATCCTTCCTGGAGTTGTGTGGAAGAAACCGAATAGTAACTGCTTAGCCAGAGTTCCCCCCTAAGCTACACTtcttgtagggttgccaattttgcctggacgtattcctggaggtttcaccaCATGACACTGTCTTTAATTAAGGATTCatctttcattcctggagacGCCAGGACAGGACAATTGTGatgggttggcaaccctacttctggGCCCCGTTGTGGCGTCCGGAACCCTCCAGCCCTTGCAGTTAGGAAGACCCCTGGCAGCAGACAGGGAACGGGAGGCTGTTGGTTTTCCTCAGTAAGCCCCACGTTTGCCCTGTGAAGGGAAGGGTCCGCGGTAGTTGGGAACGGCCGGTGGGGGTCACAGTGGCACAGCCCGGGGATGGGTGGGCGCCCCCTCGGGCAAGGAAGGGGGAGTCACGGGGATCTAGGGTGAGACGCGCTTCCTGCGAGCCCCGCGTGGCCGTGGCCAGGCCGGTGTACGAGGAGCCTGCCCACGCCCCGCgcttggggagaggaggaggaggaggcgccGCCGCCCCgagcctcctccctcctccccactgggcGCCGCCCCCTGCCCGGCAACGCCGCCGCCGAATTTGCCACATCTGCACCGCCGGGGCTCAGCTGCCTCCGGAGCCGAGCGCGCCGGGAGATGGAGCCCCGCTGCCGACCAggccgccccccgggactccctatCTGCCAGGGCCGCCAGCCCGGAGCCGCCGCGTAAACCCGACCCGCCGCCCACGCAGCACCGGGAACCCGCCCGGCCTCCGCTCGGCGGCAGCGAAGCGCGCCCGCCCCTCTCCCGCCGCCAGCAGCTCGGTCTCTTCGTCGCCGCGGGCGCCGGGCCATGGCGGGGCGATGAACGAGCGGCCGCCCCTGCCCAGTGGCTTCGGGGAGCGGGGATTGGCCCAGCGCGGCGGCTCGATCCCCGCCCGGCGGAGCGCGCTGCCGGGCTAGAGGCGGCCGGGCCCGGCGGCATGTGGAGCCCCGGGGGCGCCGTGCTCCAGCTCCTCTCCCGGGCCGCCAAGTTCGCggctgcccagggagcccggcAGGACCTCAGCCGCTGGCTGGCCCGGGCTGGCGGAGGGGGGGAGCCGGCCGGCTGCGCCCAGGGAGACGCGGCTGGGCTCCTGCGCGGGCCGTACCCGGGGCAGAACGGGCTGCAGCGCTcggagctgctgctgtgccagctgCCGGAGGCGGGTGGCGCGGGGCCCGGGCTGCCCGAGGCCAGGACGTGGCGCTGCTCGTGCTGCCTGTTGGGCACCTGCTGGTGcaagagctgcctggccgtgtgCGTCCTGGCCGCGCTGTGCTTCGCCGCGCTGGCCCTGGTGCGCCAGTATGTGCGGGACCTGCTGCTCTGGGCCGAGAGCCTGGACAGCGTGGCCGGGGTGCTGCTCTTCACTGTGGGCTTCATCGTGGTCTCCTTCCCCTGCGGCTGGGGCTACATCGTGCTGAACGTGGCCGCCGGCTACCTGTACGGCTTCGTGCTGGGCATGGGGCTGATGGTGCTCGGGGTCCTCATCGGCACTTTCATCGCCCACGTGGTCTGCAAGAAGCTGCTGGCCCGCTGGGTGCTGGCGAGGATCCAGGGCAGTGAGAAGCTCAGCGCCGTTATCCGCGTAGTGGAGGGAGGAAGCGGCCTCAAAGTGGTGGCCCTGGCCAGGCTGACCCCCATCCCCTTCGGCCTCCAAAACGCGGTGTTCTCGGtgagtggctcccagaagcaggggGCTGCCTGTGGCggtagggagtgggggggtgtctttattgaaatcaatatgagtctcccactgacttcagtggggccatgatttcacccaatGGAGGTTTGACATCAGGGCTCTAGGACCTGACCCAATGTTGTTTCActgatttttcacaccactgaacACTGCAAAACATAACTTATTTGTAGCCTGAGTTCCCTGCTTTTGTTGTTTCTCCATCATAGTTTTTTAGATGTGAAAAATCTCTCCTGTTGATGTGGGAAAGAGCTTCACAAACAGAAACTGCCTTAGGCAAATGTATCATGCACCTGGCAAAGGTCTGCCCGCAGGGATGCagttgcaagatcagggtctaATCCTGCAGTCAACTCtgcctggatggacctttgggccCATGTTAGTGCCCACTTACTAAAGTAGGACAGCACAACTGACTGCCAGCTCTGGGCCTCATAGGTGGTGCTataaaacagtgaaactgacccCACATAGGGACTGTGACTTGCACGTAGTAAGCAAACTGAAACCACAGTTTTTCTCAGTTCTTCCAGTTATAGTAATCCTAAATGTTGTTTGAATATGACCATTGAGTAGTCTTTTAAAATGAATCCCctaattaggaaaaagaaaaggaggacttgtggcacctgagagactaacaaatttatttgagcacaagctttcatgagctacagctgctcaaataaatttgttagtctctaaggtgccccaagtactcctttttgcggatacagaggatacagactaacacggctgctactctgaaaccccccAATTAGGGTGTGTCTCTTCCAGCGATAGATCTGGCATTCTATTCCCCCCACCTTCTGCTTTTACAGGCCACCTCTGGAGTTGCTTGAGGAAGGAAAGATTCTCAAGACTTTATTAGATTGGTTGTGGTAGAAGATTCTCAGTCTTGTATATTATGCAAAAGGAACATAGTGTAAAGCAAAATATCACAGAAgagaaagagttttaaaagaactgcctTTAAAAGTGATTCAGAATGAATGAGTCTCGTTTTAAATGAGATTGGGTAGATCTGGAGAAAGTCTGGTTAAAATGCAAGTTTGTTAGGAAGGATGCAAATTCCCTTTAAATGGACACtttcaaaaaaatccatttctttctgaatttttttagcCTAAGATTGTCATAACTGAAAGATGGGAATAATtatggggtttgtttagttttaTGTATACAGCATGTTGTGTGTAGTCAGAGCTGACAGGTACGgtgggttggggtgcactggcagagctggggtgtgcATATAAAAGCCTAAAAAATTGTGGGaatagaattaaattaaattaaatactttGATTTACATTCCACCCCAAATTAAAATTGCCACCAGGACTCTCACATTGTAGCAATCTCCAGCCACAGTATAAGGCAGTGGAAGGAAAGAAactagttttttggggggaggaggggcgtaCCTTGGGAACCCCTCtgtcaaatgaccccaaatttggatcactaacacCACCACATGCCCCCATGAGGCACACCATATTACAAAGCAATCTGAGTAACTGTTTAGATTTTAAAGCGCTTACAAGAATTGAATTTAAACCCTCTAGTCATTTTTCTGTACTACCAAATATGCAGTGTAAAATTTTTCTTAAATACTGTTCAGTCAGAGTCCCACAAAGATATAATGTATGCCACGCGCTACCTTCACTAATATTCAACagattgagaccattttgacttgcatcacatcaatagtttgatctGTAGCtctgagcaaaaaaacccaaaaccaaaccaaaaatacACCTGgcaactttttgaaaaatgacttttttatcCCTGGACTTATATCTCCACAACCCCTAACTCAAATGGCTCCAAATTTAGATCACTAACATGACTCTCTTGATGCACACTAAATTTGAAATGAATCCGACTAAGAATGCCAATTTTAGAGAACTTCGGTGGATCTTTAAACAGATGTcatgatgcaaccttaactatagtagCGCTCCCATGCAGCTATAGCATACACACAAGTTAACACgatacaaaaatacaaaataaattctATGTATAAGGTCCAAGCTGTGATTTCTGTAGAAACTGTCTGAAAAAATTGAGACTTGTAAGATGTCAAGTGTTATGTTAGCATAGTTTTCAAGCACATTTTTAAGCTT
The window above is part of the Chelonia mydas isolate rCheMyd1 chromosome 2, rCheMyd1.pri.v2, whole genome shotgun sequence genome. Proteins encoded here:
- the TMEM64 gene encoding transmembrane protein 64 → MWSPGGAVLQLLSRAAKFAAAQGARQDLSRWLARAGGGGEPAGCAQGDAAGLLRGPYPGQNGLQRSELLLCQLPEAGGAGPGLPEARTWRCSCCLLGTCWCKSCLAVCVLAALCFAALALVRQYVRDLLLWAESLDSVAGVLLFTVGFIVVSFPCGWGYIVLNVAAGYLYGFVLGMGLMVLGVLIGTFIAHVVCKKLLARWVLARIQGSEKLSAVIRVVEGGSGLKVVALARLTPIPFGLQNAVFSITDLSLPNYLMASSVGLLPTQLLNSYLGTTLRTMEDVIAEQSVSGYFIFTLQIVISIGLMFYVVHRAQVELNAAIVACEMEMKTSFAPGSQPSITSSTTFCNKRTITFSGGGINIV